The Deltaproteobacteria bacterium genome segment ATTCGGACAAGTAAGCACGCAATAATCATGAGCAGTATATTAAAGCGCCAAAGAACATTTATGGCTTTAATCTTCATGCAGGCAGTCGTGCTAGTTCTAATGATAAAAAGGGCCACGAAAGATTATGCCGCTATCTTTTGCGCCCGCCATTATCTAATGATCGCTTAACTTCTACTACCGACGGAAAATATCGCATTACATTAAAGCGAGCATGGAATGACGGCAGTGTGCCGCGGCAAGCGGCAGGGAGGTACAAAATGTCTTAAGTAAATCTCTGTCGTTAGCTGCGTGAACGATGAGGGTAGGCC includes the following:
- a CDS encoding transposase; translated protein: MKAPKNIYGFNLHAGSRASSNDKKGHERLCRYLLRPPLSNDRLTSTTDGKYRITLKRAWNDGSVPRQAAGRYKMS